From Bifidobacterium longum subsp. longum JCM 1217, one genomic window encodes:
- a CDS encoding HNH endonuclease, translated as MSVRRTIRRAWEAYRLLRVASYAAGALAGAGGLAGAYWTLLARRLRAGLAEDSPEYAADTAVDPWHAGERAAGLARMLRQIRDASGARLVPILAAAVVLIALLALANLRMPKPDNPFDRDPVRLFPDADRTWIRMAAGGRCEHRGLFGLLRCRGPIEHMDHHYPWSRGGATDRHNLVGLCARHNLRKSDGIPTLLRTWLLYRSRLKYFPARLRGYAWPDGRAHSMRDDDRKELE; from the coding sequence GTGAGCGTGCGGCGCACGATCCGCCGCGCCTGGGAGGCGTACCGTCTGCTCCGCGTCGCCTCGTACGCGGCGGGCGCGCTGGCCGGCGCGGGCGGCCTGGCGGGCGCGTACTGGACGCTCCTGGCCCGCCGGCTCAGGGCCGGCCTGGCGGAGGATTCGCCCGAATACGCGGCGGACACGGCCGTGGACCCGTGGCATGCGGGGGAGCGTGCGGCGGGGCTGGCGCGCATGCTCCGTCAGATCCGGGACGCGTCGGGCGCGCGCCTCGTCCCGATTCTGGCCGCGGCCGTCGTCCTGATCGCGCTCCTGGCCCTCGCGAACCTGCGCATGCCGAAGCCCGACAACCCGTTCGACCGGGATCCGGTCCGCCTGTTTCCGGACGCGGACCGGACGTGGATCCGCATGGCGGCGGGCGGCCGGTGCGAGCATCGGGGCCTGTTCGGCCTGCTGCGATGCCGGGGGCCGATCGAGCATATGGACCATCATTACCCGTGGTCGAGGGGCGGGGCCACGGACCGGCACAATCTGGTCGGCCTGTGCGCCCGCCACAACCTGCGCAAGTCGGACGGGATACCGACCCTCCTGCGCACGTGGCTGCTGTACCGGTCGCGCCTGAAATATTTCCCCGCCCGTCTGCGCGGCTACGCGTGGCCGGACGGGCGGGCGCATAGCATGCGGGACGACGACCGGAAGGAGCTGGAATGA